A window from Aquabacterium sp. NJ1 encodes these proteins:
- the fdxB gene encoding ferredoxin III, nif-specific: MSHFSITMPSGESWEPKFVQNINEETCIGCGRCFKVCPRGVLELVGLNDEGERVHISDEDDEDEEYEKKVMTIAHQEMCIGCTACSKICPKKCYTHAPATV; encoded by the coding sequence ATGAGCCACTTCTCCATCACCATGCCCAGCGGCGAAAGCTGGGAGCCCAAGTTTGTCCAGAACATCAACGAAGAGACCTGCATCGGTTGTGGCCGTTGCTTCAAGGTCTGCCCGCGCGGCGTGCTGGAACTGGTGGGCCTCAATGACGAGGGCGAGCGTGTCCACATCTCGGACGAGGACGATGAGGACGAAGAGTACGAAAAGAAGGTGATGACCATCGCGCATCAGGAGATGTGCATTGGTTGCACCGCGTGCTCCAAGATCTGCCCCAAGAAGTGCTACACGCACGCGCCGGCGACGGTGTGA
- a CDS encoding methyltransferase, with protein MPGYQTKQERIAIQGAHSLIIRSLLDKQQYADPMGEAAAMGISSAAWPMFGLLWPSSLQLAAWMAERPLVANERILEVGCGLALASLVSHRRGVDITASDCHPLASSFLIDNTGLNDLPPLTYRHGNWDDVADTAVHDRHPVVKGRFDLIIGSDVLYERDESGRLSGFIARHAQPCAEILIVDPNRGNRSAFNKRMANEGFALEEIDLSHSLASGEAYRGRMLQYRREAV; from the coding sequence ATGCCGGGCTACCAGACCAAACAAGAGCGCATCGCCATTCAAGGTGCGCACAGCCTCATCATCCGATCCCTGCTGGACAAGCAGCAATATGCCGACCCAATGGGCGAGGCCGCAGCCATGGGTATCTCCAGCGCAGCCTGGCCCATGTTCGGCCTGCTGTGGCCCTCTTCACTGCAACTGGCAGCCTGGATGGCGGAGCGCCCGCTGGTGGCCAATGAACGCATCCTTGAAGTCGGTTGTGGCTTGGCCCTGGCCAGCCTCGTGTCGCACCGCCGTGGTGTCGACATCACCGCATCCGACTGCCACCCTCTGGCCTCCAGCTTCCTGATCGACAACACGGGCCTCAATGACCTGCCACCGCTGACCTACCGACATGGCAACTGGGACGACGTGGCCGACACGGCCGTGCATGATCGACATCCCGTCGTGAAGGGCCGCTTCGATCTGATCATCGGCAGCGACGTGCTTTACGAGCGTGACGAGTCAGGCAGATTGTCCGGCTTCATCGCCCGGCATGCGCAACCCTGCGCCGAGATCCTGATCGTCGACCCCAACCGCGGTAACCGCTCGGCCTTCAACAAGCGCATGGCCAATGAAGGTTTTGCGCTGGAAGAGATCGACCTGAGCCACAGCCTGGCCAGCGGAGAGGCCTACCGAGGCCGGATGTTGCAGTATCGGCGCGAGGCGGTGTAA
- a CDS encoding molybdopterin-binding protein, giving the protein MKVSARNAFKGTISAVLPGAVNSEVTLKTNGGDVIVAIVTAGSVQSLGLAVGKEVVALVKAPWVMLAASDCGLTFSARNQLAGKVSTLIKGAVNSEVGLTLAGGTEVFSVVTNEAVSELNLSLGKPASAIIKASHVILALPA; this is encoded by the coding sequence ATGAAAGTCAGTGCACGCAATGCCTTCAAGGGCACCATTTCCGCCGTCCTGCCCGGTGCGGTCAATTCGGAGGTCACGCTCAAGACGAACGGTGGCGACGTGATCGTGGCCATCGTCACGGCAGGCAGCGTGCAATCCCTGGGGCTGGCCGTAGGCAAGGAGGTCGTGGCCCTGGTGAAGGCCCCCTGGGTCATGCTGGCCGCCAGCGACTGCGGCCTGACTTTCAGTGCGCGCAACCAGCTGGCCGGCAAGGTCAGCACCCTGATCAAGGGCGCGGTGAATTCCGAAGTGGGCCTGACCCTGGCCGGCGGCACCGAGGTGTTCTCGGTCGTCACCAACGAAGCCGTCAGTGAATTGAACCTGTCGCTTGGCAAGCCCGCCAGTGCGATCATCAAGGCCAGCCACGTCATCCTGGCCCTCCCCGCCTGA
- the modA gene encoding molybdate ABC transporter substrate-binding protein encodes MKRVSLNALMLGVVSLWSGAALADEVQVAVAANFAGPFQKIAASFATDTGHKAVAITGSTGKFYTQIKEGAPFEVLLAADDETPRKLEDEGLAVKGQHFTYAKGKLVLWSSKAGVVDDKGEVLSKGGFARLALANPKLAPYGAAGVETLKALGLYDAVAPKIVQGDNIAQTYQFVSTGNADVGFVALSQVAQPDKPLVGSWWVVPAKLYTPILQDAALLKKGEANAAASALLKYLKGDKAKVIIKSYGYEL; translated from the coding sequence ATGAAACGCGTGAGTCTGAATGCCCTGATGCTGGGCGTGGTGTCCTTGTGGTCCGGTGCCGCGCTGGCCGACGAGGTGCAGGTGGCGGTGGCCGCCAATTTTGCGGGGCCCTTCCAGAAGATCGCCGCCAGCTTTGCCACGGACACCGGGCACAAGGCCGTCGCCATCACCGGTTCCACCGGCAAGTTCTACACGCAGATCAAGGAAGGCGCCCCGTTCGAGGTGCTGCTGGCCGCTGACGACGAGACCCCCAGGAAGCTGGAAGACGAAGGCCTGGCCGTGAAGGGCCAGCACTTCACGTATGCCAAGGGCAAGCTCGTGCTGTGGAGCAGCAAGGCCGGGGTGGTCGATGACAAGGGCGAGGTGCTGAGCAAGGGGGGCTTTGCCCGCCTGGCGCTGGCCAACCCCAAGCTGGCGCCTTATGGTGCGGCCGGCGTCGAGACCTTGAAGGCGCTGGGTTTGTACGATGCCGTGGCACCCAAGATCGTGCAGGGTGACAACATCGCTCAGACCTACCAGTTCGTGTCCACCGGCAATGCCGATGTCGGTTTTGTCGCACTGTCGCAGGTGGCGCAGCCTGACAAGCCCCTGGTGGGCTCGTGGTGGGTGGTGCCCGCGAAGTTGTACACCCCCATCCTGCAGGATGCGGCCCTGTTGAAGAAGGGCGAGGCCAACGCGGCCGCAAGCGCCTTGCTGAAGTACCTCAAGGGTGACAAGGCCAAGGTGATCATCAAGTCTTATGGGTATGAACTTTGA
- the modB gene encoding molybdate ABC transporter permease subunit, whose translation MWLDADDLQALKLTAGLAALTTVLLLLLGTPIAWWLARTRSRLKGAVAAVVALPLVLPPTVIGFYLLMLMGPHGPVGAFTQAMGWGLLPFTFWGLVVGSVLHSFPFVVQPLQQAFEAIGNRPMEVAATLRASPWDRFLTVALPLARPGFLTASVLGFAHTVGEFGVVLMIGGNIPGATRVLSVALYGHVEAMDYGKANVLAAGMVGFGFAVMLLLYLLNGRVGPAPGRLEGRA comes from the coding sequence ATGTGGCTGGATGCCGATGACCTGCAAGCCCTGAAGCTGACGGCCGGCCTGGCCGCCTTGACGACGGTCTTGCTGCTCTTGCTGGGCACGCCCATTGCCTGGTGGCTGGCCCGCACGCGCTCACGCCTGAAAGGGGCCGTGGCGGCGGTGGTGGCCTTGCCACTGGTGCTGCCGCCCACCGTGATCGGCTTTTACCTCTTGATGCTGATGGGGCCGCATGGCCCGGTGGGTGCATTCACGCAGGCCATGGGCTGGGGCTTGCTGCCCTTCACGTTCTGGGGTCTGGTGGTGGGCTCGGTGCTGCATTCCTTCCCGTTTGTGGTGCAGCCCTTGCAACAGGCGTTCGAGGCGATTGGCAATCGGCCCATGGAGGTGGCCGCCACGCTTCGCGCATCGCCATGGGACCGCTTCCTGACCGTGGCATTGCCGCTGGCCAGGCCGGGTTTCCTGACGGCATCGGTCCTGGGCTTTGCGCACACGGTCGGCGAGTTCGGCGTGGTGCTGATGATCGGCGGCAACATCCCCGGTGCCACGCGCGTGCTGTCCGTGGCTTTGTATGGGCATGTGGAGGCCATGGACTATGGCAAAGCCAATGTGCTGGCGGCGGGCATGGTCGGCTTTGGTTTTGCCGTGATGCTGCTGCTTTACTTGCTCAATGGCCGCGTGGGCCCTGCACCAGGGCGCCTGGAGGGCAGGGCATGA
- the nifX gene encoding nitrogen fixation protein NifX translates to MKVAFSTQDKQRVDAHFGWAKNISVYDVTPEGYHFVENFEFGGKLEEDGDEDKLAPKLEAIKDCAILYVAAIGGSAAARVVAVKIHPIKVPQPEPILGILEKLQEVLKGTPPPWLRKALQKGSEALATHFDEDEDEVKHG, encoded by the coding sequence ATGAAAGTCGCATTCAGTACGCAAGACAAGCAGCGCGTTGACGCGCACTTTGGTTGGGCCAAGAACATTTCGGTCTACGACGTCACCCCCGAGGGCTACCACTTTGTCGAGAACTTCGAGTTCGGAGGCAAACTGGAGGAAGACGGCGACGAGGACAAGCTCGCGCCCAAGCTCGAGGCCATCAAGGACTGCGCCATCCTGTATGTGGCGGCCATTGGTGGTTCGGCCGCGGCCCGTGTGGTGGCGGTGAAGATCCACCCGATCAAGGTGCCTCAGCCCGAGCCCATCCTGGGCATCCTGGAAAAACTGCAGGAGGTGCTCAAGGGCACCCCGCCCCCCTGGTTGCGCAAGGCCCTTCAAAAGGGTTCCGAAGCGCTCGCCACCCACTTTGATGAAGATGAAGACGAGGTCAAACATGGCTGA
- the nifE gene encoding nitrogenase iron-molybdenum cofactor biosynthesis protein NifE has protein sequence MSVSLKQKIAEVFDEPGCDKNQGKSEKERKKGCTKQLSPGAAAGGCAFDGAKIALQPIVDVAHLVHGPIACEGNSWDNRHSYSSGSQLYRTGFTTDINELDVIYGGEKRLFKSVREIIEKYNPPAVFVYQTCVTALIGDDIEAVCKKASEKFGKPVIPVNSPGFAGPKNLGNKLGGESVLDYVIGTEEPEFTTPYDINIIGEYNLSGELWQIKPLLDALGVRILSCISGDGRYHEVASSHRAKVNMMVCSKSMINIATRMQQKWGIPYFEGSFYGIGDMSDTLRQIARLLVQTGAGADLIDRTERLIEVEEARAWKRLEKYKARLKGKRVLLITGGVKSWSVVSALQEVGMEIVGTSVKKSTREDKEKIKEIMGDDAHMIDDMTPREMYNMLRDARADIMLSGGRSQFIALKARMPWLDINQERYHPYAGYEGMVELVEEIDKALYNPVWEQVRIPAPWDEVDAGMLAAEPFVPPAKAEGQGGGQHGHDHGHQHAHA, from the coding sequence ATGTCCGTATCGCTCAAGCAAAAGATCGCCGAAGTATTCGACGAGCCCGGTTGCGACAAGAACCAGGGCAAGAGCGAGAAGGAGCGCAAGAAGGGTTGCACCAAGCAACTCTCGCCCGGTGCGGCAGCCGGTGGTTGTGCGTTTGACGGCGCCAAGATCGCGTTGCAACCCATCGTGGATGTGGCCCACCTCGTTCACGGCCCTATTGCTTGCGAAGGCAACAGCTGGGACAACCGTCACAGCTATTCATCGGGCTCGCAGCTCTACCGCACGGGCTTCACCACCGACATCAACGAACTGGATGTGATTTATGGCGGCGAGAAGCGCCTGTTCAAGTCCGTGCGCGAGATCATCGAGAAGTACAACCCGCCCGCCGTCTTCGTCTACCAGACCTGTGTCACGGCCTTGATCGGCGATGACATCGAAGCCGTCTGCAAGAAGGCCTCCGAGAAGTTCGGCAAGCCGGTGATCCCTGTCAACAGCCCCGGTTTTGCCGGCCCCAAGAACCTGGGCAACAAGCTGGGTGGCGAGTCCGTCCTGGATTACGTCATTGGCACCGAAGAGCCCGAGTTCACCACGCCGTACGACATCAACATCATCGGCGAGTACAACCTTTCTGGTGAGCTCTGGCAGATCAAGCCGCTGCTCGACGCGCTGGGCGTGCGCATCCTGTCCTGCATATCCGGTGACGGCCGCTACCACGAGGTGGCCAGCAGCCACCGTGCCAAGGTCAACATGATGGTGTGCTCCAAGTCGATGATCAACATCGCCACGCGCATGCAGCAGAAGTGGGGCATCCCGTACTTCGAGGGCTCGTTCTATGGTATCGGCGACATGAGCGACACCCTGCGCCAGATCGCGCGCTTGCTGGTGCAGACGGGTGCGGGCGCCGACCTGATCGATCGCACCGAGCGCCTGATCGAAGTCGAAGAAGCACGTGCCTGGAAGCGGCTGGAGAAGTACAAGGCGCGGCTCAAGGGCAAGCGCGTGCTGCTGATCACCGGCGGGGTGAAGAGCTGGTCCGTGGTGTCGGCCCTGCAGGAAGTGGGCATGGAGATCGTGGGCACCTCGGTCAAAAAGTCCACCAGGGAAGACAAGGAAAAGATCAAGGAGATCATGGGGGATGACGCCCACATGATCGACGACATGACGCCGCGCGAGATGTACAACATGCTGCGCGATGCCCGGGCCGACATCATGTTGTCCGGTGGTCGCTCTCAGTTCATCGCGCTCAAGGCCCGTATGCCCTGGCTGGACATCAACCAGGAGCGCTACCACCCGTACGCCGGCTACGAAGGCATGGTCGAACTGGTGGAGGAGATCGACAAGGCGCTTTACAACCCCGTGTGGGAGCAGGTGCGCATCCCAGCACCTTGGGACGAGGTGGACGCGGGCATGCTGGCTGCCGAGCCCTTTGTGCCACCGGCCAAGGCCGAAGGGCAGGGCGGCGGCCAACATGGTCATGACCATGGTCACCAACACGCACATGCCTGA
- the modC gene encoding molybdenum ABC transporter ATP-binding protein, giving the protein MSEILAELKLAYAGFSLDVSLRLPGKGVSVLLGPSGCGKTTVLRALAGLERAQGRVALNGDVWQDEAGRFVPTHRRAIGYVFQEASLFPHLDVQANLDYGRRRVPRDQQRVGLEEAVSLLGIGHLLARRPPGLSGGERQRVAIARALLTSPRLLLMDEPLSALDPARKAEVLPYLERLNSSAGIPIVYVTHALDEAARLADHLVLMDAGRVLGSGPAVDMFARLDTPMSTWEDAAALLQGCIEAHEPEFGLSRLRVGDHAFWVGLSAAQVGQAVKVRVLARDVSVTLSAARDSSILNILPARIDEIRPDGADSVTLRLSLAQGASLLARLTRRSCEQLQLHVGMAVFAQVKGAALLGA; this is encoded by the coding sequence ATGAGCGAGATCCTTGCTGAGCTCAAACTGGCTTATGCCGGCTTTTCGCTGGATGTATCACTGCGTCTGCCGGGCAAGGGCGTCAGCGTGTTGCTGGGCCCCTCCGGTTGCGGCAAGACCACCGTGCTGCGGGCGCTGGCCGGGCTGGAGCGCGCACAAGGTCGAGTTGCACTCAACGGCGATGTCTGGCAGGACGAAGCTGGCCGCTTTGTGCCCACGCATCGGCGGGCGATCGGCTATGTGTTTCAAGAAGCCAGCCTGTTCCCGCATCTGGATGTGCAGGCCAACCTGGACTATGGCCGCCGTCGCGTGCCACGTGATCAGCAGCGTGTGGGCCTGGAAGAGGCCGTCAGCCTGCTGGGCATCGGGCATTTGCTGGCCCGACGTCCGCCAGGCCTGTCCGGTGGCGAGCGTCAGCGTGTGGCCATTGCCCGCGCCTTGCTGACCAGCCCGCGCCTGCTGCTGATGGACGAGCCCTTGTCCGCACTCGACCCGGCACGCAAGGCCGAGGTGCTGCCTTATCTGGAGCGGCTCAACAGCAGCGCGGGCATCCCCATCGTGTACGTGACCCATGCGCTTGATGAGGCTGCCAGGCTGGCCGACCATCTGGTGCTGATGGATGCCGGGCGTGTGCTGGGCAGCGGCCCGGCCGTGGACATGTTTGCGCGGCTGGACACGCCCATGAGCACCTGGGAGGACGCCGCCGCCTTGCTGCAAGGCTGCATCGAGGCACATGAGCCCGAGTTCGGCCTGAGCCGCTTGCGCGTGGGCGACCATGCTTTCTGGGTCGGGCTCAGCGCTGCGCAAGTGGGGCAGGCCGTCAAGGTGCGTGTGCTGGCGCGGGATGTGAGCGTGACCCTGAGCGCCGCCCGAGACAGCAGCATCCTCAACATCCTGCCCGCCCGCATCGACGAGATCCGGCCCGATGGTGCCGACAGTGTCACCTTGCGCCTGAGCCTGGCCCAAGGTGCCAGCCTGCTGGCCCGCTTGACGCGCCGTTCATGCGAGCAGCTTCAGTTGCACGTGGGCATGGCGGTGTTTGCCCAGGTCAAGGGGGCCGCCTTGCTGGGGGCGTGA
- the nifN gene encoding nitrogenase iron-molybdenum cofactor biosynthesis protein NifN translates to MAKTLESKKACAVNPLKMSQPLGASYAFMGLDSCMPVMHGSQGCTSFGLVLLVRHFKEAIPLQTTAMNEVTTILGGYENIETALLNIKKRAAPRIIAICSTGLTETKGDDVVGYLNMVRKRKPELDDTALIYVSTPDYVGAFEDGWRHAVTGIIQHIVPDTSANPVVGQAARQVNVLPGCHLTPGDLEEIKQMLDDFGLSAIMLPDVSGSLDGHIPPDWRGTTLGGTKHDDILRMGESIATLAIGQQMQDAAEALQQRTGVPYELFDRLTGLACNDRFLMTLSRLSGKPVPQRYRRQRSQLLDAMLDGHFYLGHKKVAIGAEPDLLFAAGSLLHEMGAELHTCVTTTHSPVLDKLPAETALIGDLEDLEKGAAECDFMMTHSHGRQAAERLNKPFFRLGFPIFDRIGNAHRLMVGYRGTRQFIFEVANLMMAHIPHAVPDTWPLPDAAQRVAMPSQAVAELPWPTGPQRGNAQSEPRTTDGVTP, encoded by the coding sequence ATGGCCAAGACGCTCGAGTCCAAAAAAGCCTGTGCGGTCAACCCGCTGAAGATGAGCCAGCCCCTGGGCGCGAGCTATGCCTTCATGGGGCTGGACAGTTGCATGCCGGTGATGCACGGCTCGCAAGGTTGCACCTCCTTTGGTCTGGTGCTGCTGGTGCGCCATTTCAAAGAGGCCATTCCGCTGCAGACCACGGCCATGAACGAGGTCACCACCATCCTGGGTGGTTACGAGAACATCGAAACGGCGCTGCTCAACATCAAGAAGCGCGCCGCGCCGCGCATCATCGCCATCTGCTCCACGGGCCTGACCGAAACCAAGGGCGACGACGTGGTGGGCTACCTCAACATGGTCCGCAAACGCAAGCCCGAGCTGGACGACACGGCGCTGATCTACGTGTCCACGCCAGACTATGTCGGGGCCTTCGAGGACGGCTGGCGCCATGCGGTGACGGGCATCATCCAGCACATCGTGCCTGACACATCGGCCAACCCTGTGGTGGGGCAGGCGGCCAGGCAGGTCAACGTGCTGCCGGGCTGTCACCTCACGCCGGGTGACCTGGAAGAAATCAAGCAGATGCTCGATGACTTCGGCCTGAGCGCCATCATGCTGCCGGATGTGTCCGGCTCACTGGACGGCCACATCCCGCCGGACTGGCGCGGCACCACGCTGGGCGGCACGAAGCACGATGACATCCTGCGCATGGGCGAGTCCATCGCCACGCTGGCCATTGGCCAGCAGATGCAAGATGCCGCAGAAGCCTTGCAGCAACGTACCGGCGTGCCTTACGAGCTGTTTGACAGGCTGACCGGGCTGGCCTGCAATGACCGCTTCCTGATGACACTGTCCAGGCTGAGCGGCAAGCCGGTGCCACAGAGGTACCGTCGCCAGCGCAGCCAGTTGCTGGACGCCATGCTGGATGGCCACTTCTACCTGGGCCACAAGAAGGTGGCCATTGGCGCAGAGCCCGACCTCTTGTTCGCTGCAGGCAGCCTGCTGCACGAAATGGGCGCCGAGCTGCACACCTGTGTGACCACGACCCACTCGCCGGTACTCGACAAGCTGCCCGCAGAAACCGCGCTGATCGGCGACCTGGAGGATCTGGAGAAGGGCGCTGCCGAGTGTGATTTCATGATGACGCACTCGCATGGCCGCCAGGCGGCGGAGCGTCTGAACAAGCCCTTCTTCCGGCTTGGATTCCCCATTTTCGACCGCATCGGCAATGCGCACCGCCTGATGGTGGGTTACCGCGGCACGCGCCAGTTCATCTTCGAGGTGGCGAACCTGATGATGGCCCACATCCCTCACGCCGTGCCCGATACCTGGCCCTTGCCAGATGCCGCCCAACGTGTGGCCATGCCTTCGCAGGCGGTGGCCGAGTTGCCCTGGCCAACCGGGCCTCAACGTGGCAACGCTCAATCCGAACCCAGGACCACTGATGGAGTCACCCCATGA
- a CDS encoding TOBE domain-containing protein, producing MPATNRPPAPRKTKAVGPRLVSKLEVSTELGAFLGDTRIRLLEAIEQYGSISQAAKHVPLSYKAAWDAVDAMNNLADQPLVERSTGGKHGGGTLLTDHGRKVVSLYRAVEAEYQMALDRLMAQWGDVDAGNVRAFQQLLRRMGMRTSARNQFACTVIGLREGEVDYEVYLRLDAHNELVAVITRDSAEQLGIEIGMEVVALVKASAVLLLTDEGLRTSARNHLWGTVERVVDGPVNAEVILSLGGGKTVTAVVTRESVVSLGLAVGQRACAIFKSSSVILSILG from the coding sequence ATGCCAGCCACCAATCGCCCACCCGCACCGCGCAAGACCAAGGCCGTCGGCCCCCGGCTCGTCAGCAAGCTGGAGGTGTCCACCGAGCTGGGCGCCTTCCTGGGTGACACGCGCATCCGCCTGCTGGAAGCCATCGAGCAGTACGGCTCGATTTCGCAGGCCGCCAAACACGTGCCCTTGTCTTACAAGGCTGCCTGGGATGCGGTGGACGCCATGAACAACCTGGCTGACCAGCCGCTGGTCGAGCGCAGCACAGGCGGCAAGCACGGCGGCGGCACCTTGTTGACGGATCACGGGCGCAAGGTGGTGAGCCTCTACCGTGCGGTGGAGGCCGAGTACCAGATGGCCCTGGACCGCCTGATGGCGCAATGGGGCGACGTGGATGCGGGCAATGTGCGCGCCTTTCAGCAACTGCTGCGGCGCATGGGCATGCGCACCAGTGCGCGCAACCAGTTCGCCTGCACCGTCATCGGCCTGCGCGAGGGCGAGGTGGACTACGAGGTCTACCTGCGCCTGGACGCGCACAACGAGCTGGTGGCCGTCATCACGCGGGATTCCGCCGAGCAGCTGGGCATCGAGATCGGCATGGAGGTGGTGGCCCTGGTGAAGGCGTCCGCCGTGTTGTTGCTGACCGATGAGGGGCTGCGCACCAGTGCCCGCAACCACTTGTGGGGCACGGTCGAGCGTGTCGTGGATGGGCCGGTCAACGCCGAGGTGATCCTGAGCCTGGGGGGCGGCAAGACCGTCACGGCCGTGGTCACCCGCGAGTCGGTGGTGTCTTTGGGGTTGGCGGTGGGGCAGCGTGCCTGCGCCATCTTCAAGTCCTCCAGTGTGATCTTGTCGATTCTGGGCTGA
- a CDS encoding CCE_0567 family metalloprotein encodes MDADELKARIKKLNAQATQAKMDLHDLSEELPTNWEKILEIAQRCHDAHAALIEARKAAAAAA; translated from the coding sequence ATGGATGCCGATGAACTGAAGGCGCGGATCAAGAAGCTGAACGCCCAGGCCACGCAGGCCAAGATGGACCTGCACGACCTGTCTGAAGAGCTGCCGACCAACTGGGAAAAGATCCTGGAGATCGCGCAGCGTTGTCATGATGCCCATGCCGCCTTGATCGAGGCGCGCAAGGCGGCCGCCGCAGCCGCATGA
- a CDS encoding YkgJ family cysteine cluster protein produces the protein MSVEALSSLDFFQQLQTHFSQIWQALRGRSELLDTLLMRAWQSFDLNVASQCEGLPALDCHKGCATCCTLRVTATAPEVFMLARFIRAVTPGLMKHGVDLRAQIAQANDVTCGVGEAGRVAARQRCPFIAQGACVVYQVRPLACRGLASYDRKACAQAASCRIDEIPYSEPHMQVRSLVQNALQSAMRDAGVAWGNYELNQALLTALDDDTLEARWLAGEDVLNAALVEEVSAQEMAHAFDLLKPAHG, from the coding sequence ATGTCGGTTGAAGCCTTGAGTTCGCTGGACTTCTTCCAGCAATTGCAAACGCATTTCAGCCAGATATGGCAGGCACTGCGTGGGCGGTCCGAGTTGCTGGACACGCTGTTGATGCGTGCCTGGCAGAGCTTCGATCTCAACGTGGCCAGCCAATGTGAGGGCCTGCCCGCGCTGGATTGCCACAAGGGCTGCGCTACCTGCTGCACCTTGCGTGTGACGGCCACGGCGCCCGAGGTGTTCATGCTGGCACGCTTTATCCGGGCGGTGACGCCGGGCTTGATGAAGCATGGTGTGGACCTGCGCGCGCAGATCGCGCAAGCCAATGACGTGACCTGTGGGGTGGGTGAGGCCGGTCGCGTCGCCGCACGCCAGCGTTGCCCTTTCATTGCGCAGGGCGCGTGCGTGGTGTACCAGGTTCGCCCGCTGGCCTGTCGCGGCCTGGCCTCTTATGACCGCAAGGCCTGTGCACAGGCAGCGTCCTGCCGCATTGATGAGATCCCGTATTCGGAACCGCACATGCAGGTGCGCAGCCTGGTGCAGAACGCCTTGCAATCGGCCATGCGCGACGCGGGGGTGGCCTGGGGCAATTACGAGCTCAACCAGGCCTTGTTGACGGCACTGGACGACGACACCCTGGAGGCCCGTTGGCTGGCCGGTGAGGACGTGCTGAACGCAGCCCTGGTGGAAGAGGTGTCTGCGCAGGAGATGGCGCATGCCTTTGACCTGCTCAAGCCGGCCCATGGCTGA
- a CDS encoding NifX-associated nitrogen fixation protein: MADSATLEAPASPSAPTDDELMATPFVRELIKVLRAQDTHGTWEGKSDLMLLSPYILTAEQRREIPIIGDPDPETLWRMELFYNAVAVAIERETGNMVSPMMKMSHEGFGRIVLIAGRLVVVNKQLRDVHRFGFASLAKLAEGGAKFFNEGVAMVRDYPQVANYGT; encoded by the coding sequence ATGGCTGATTCCGCCACGCTGGAAGCTCCGGCATCCCCATCGGCGCCCACCGATGACGAACTCATGGCCACGCCGTTCGTGCGTGAACTGATCAAGGTGCTGCGCGCCCAGGACACCCATGGCACCTGGGAAGGCAAGTCCGACCTGATGCTGCTGAGCCCCTACATCCTCACGGCCGAACAGCGCCGCGAGATCCCGATCATTGGCGACCCAGACCCCGAAACGCTGTGGCGCATGGAGTTGTTCTACAACGCCGTGGCCGTGGCCATCGAGCGTGAGACCGGCAACATGGTGTCACCCATGATGAAGATGAGCCATGAGGGCTTCGGGCGCATCGTGCTGATCGCTGGCCGCCTGGTCGTGGTCAACAAGCAATTGCGTGATGTGCACCGTTTCGGTTTTGCCTCGCTGGCCAAGCTGGCTGAAGGCGGTGCCAAGTTCTTCAACGAGGGGGTGGCCATGGTGCGCGACTACCCACAGGTCGCCAATTACGGCACTTGA